In Deltaproteobacteria bacterium, the genomic stretch AAAGTTGCGCTGCTCCATGAACTGAAATCATGCCTCCCGTGTTTCAATCTGGGGCACTCCAACCATAGCAGAAACAGGCTATAGATTATAGCAGCCAGTAGGTTGGGAGGCTAGTAGGCTGGGAGGCGGCGGGGTGTTGCGCTGAGGAGTTTTGCCTTTCATTTTTCAGTCTTAGCCCTTGACTCTTTTAACTTTTTGAACCTTTGAACTCCTTGAACTGCTAATCCAACAAACCTTCGTAACCTCAATGCCCCCTGCTTGGTGCCATCCACTGACAACCAGTAACTGATAAGCGTGTGTCAGCACACTGGCCAACGCAGTCTGAAGCCTGCGCCTACCGACCCGTTGCCCTGGACATCTACCGATAATCGACAACTGAGAACCCAACAAACGCAACAAACCCAAATAACCCAAATGCTCCATACCCAACGCCTTGCGCCCTGCGCCTTTTTTATCCACAGATTATGAGGACACGGTCAGGGCTAGGGTCACGATGCCCGTTTCGTCCAGGGGCTACGTTATACGGTTTTTCCCTTCGTTGCCGTGAACCGTTTACCGATACTGGCTTCGTAACCGTAGCCGCAAGGCAAGTGTGTTGAACTGACAACCCTGCGCCCAATGCCCTGCGCCCCTTGAACCGATAACTGCTAACTGGGGCCTCAAATGGTAGCCGCATCCTTCAGGTTGCGCCTGCGGTCAACAATACCATTACATCATGCCGCCAATTATACCCCACGAATCGACACGAAGACCGGCAACGCAGTCTGAAGCCTGCGCCTACCGACCCGTTGCCTGGACATCTACCGATAACCGACAACTGAAAACCCAACAAACGCAACAAACCCAAATAACCCAAATGCTCCATACCCAACGCCTTGCGCCCTGCGCCTTTTTTATCCACAGATTATGAGGACACGGTCAGGGCTACGGTCACGATGCCCGTTTCGTCAAAGGGCCACGTGATACGGTTTTTCGACGTAGCCGTGAACCGTTTACCGATACTGGCTTCGTAACCGTAGCCGCAAGCCAAGTGTGTTGAACTGACAACCCTGCGCCCAATGCCCTGCGCCCTGAGCCCTTCTTCATTCCCGTTCCCCCGCATATTCTGTATACTCTTGCCCATTCACCAATGAAATCACAGGCGAGGAGAAATTACATGACAGAGAGACGCTTCAAGTATCAGCGGGAAGATTTTGGTGAGCTGCCCGTGAGACTGCATCATCTGACCATCAAGCTGGATTTCCGGGAAGACTATGTGGAGGCCAGCAATTGCCTGGATATGACGGCGAGGATCGATCTGGAGGAGATTGCCCTGGATGCCAATAGTCTGGAGATTATAAAGGTAGAGTCAGTGCAGACGAGCGACGACCAGCATGGCACACCACTCGAGTACACCTACCGCCAGGAAGAAAACAAGCTGCTGATCAGGCTGCTGCGCCGCTGCAGCCAGGGAGAGCGCTTCCTGATTCGCACCCTGAGCAGATGCTTTCCCTCTGATCACATCCTGGAAGGCATCTACAGGGACACCACGCCGCCCGGAGCGCCGCAGCAGTTCATGTCCCAGTGTCAGCAATGGGGCTTCCAGCGCATCATGCCGATCTTCGATGACTGCCGGGCCAAGTGTACCATGAGCACCACGCTGGAGGCAGACGCTCGCTATACGCACCTGATCAGCAACGGCAATGTGAACAGGCAAACTAACCCTGAGGGTCGGCCAGTGCTCAAGCCGGAGGATCCTCGTCGGCAGGTGATCACCTATGAAAACCCGGTGCCCATGGCGCCCTACCTGTTTATCGCGGCTGCGGGAACCTGGGACGAACTGGCGGCTGAAGTGGTCTACCCATCAGGACGTTCAGTGCGGCTGGAATACCTGGTGCCGCCTGGTAGAACCGCGGATGCCCGCATTCCCCTGGAGATTCTCCAGGAGGCGGTCCTGTGGGTGGAGAGAACCCAGGACTACGAGTACACCGGCGATACCTACCGCACCATCTGCATGAACAAATCCAATTTCGGCGGCATGGAAAATGTGGGCAACACCACCATTGTGACGGATGCGGCCCTCATCGACGAGCACACCCTGGACGTCTCCCTGCTCTATGCGCACGGGGTCATCGTGCACGAGTTCGAACACAACCAGTGCGGCAGTGAGACCACCATGGAAACGCCCTTCGATGTGTGGCTCAACGAGGCCTACACCGTGGACGTGGAGCGCCAGTTCATGGCTGATCTCTTTGAGCCCACCTTTATCCGTCTGCGCCAGGTGGACAGCATCAGGGATCCTCTGCTGGGCCCCCTGGCCATAGAAGACGGCGGCCAGGTGGGCCGCATTGTCAGAGAGGGCTTCAATGACCCGGACGAATTGATTGACGGAGTGACCTATGTGAAGGCAGCGGAGGTGATCCGCATGCTGCGGCTGGTGGTGGGTGAAGAGCATTTCCTGCGGGGCAAGACGCTCTACTTCAGCCGCTACCGGCACGGCAATGCCAATACCGATCAATTTTTTGCCTGTTTTGAAGAAGTCTGCGGCATGTCCCTGGCGCAATTCAAGAGGCAGTGGCTCTACACCATAGGGTATCCAAGGGTTACGGCTGCGGTCTCTTATGAACCGGAGAAAAAGCGAGTCGAGATTTGTCTGGAACAACAGGCGTCCGAGAGCCAGGAGCCATTTCACCTGCCCATCGAGCTTGCCCTGGTGAATGAAAAAGGCCAGGACATTGCCCGCACGAGCAAGGTGTTTCAGCTGAGAGAAAGAAAGGCGCAGCTCGTCTATGAAGATGTTGACGACAGGGTGGCCTTTGTCTCTCTGAACCGCAGCTTTTCATTCTACGGCACCTGCAGCATGGCCAATGTGACGAGGGAACAGCTGGTGAGCCAGGTGCGGCTGGATCCCAATGACTTCAACCGGGTGGAGGCCATGCGGCAGCTCACAGATCAGCAGCGGCTGCGGCTGCTTCTGGAGCCGCAGGCAGAGATCGACTCAGTCTGGCTGGAGCTCTATGGGGAAATTCTCCAGAGTGCTGAGCTGCCGCCTGCACTCAAGGCCTATTTCTTGAGAATCGACGAGCAGCCCCTGGATCGGCGCTACATCACCTGGTATCAGGAGCTGGTGCGGGCCCGGGATCGGCTGCTGGCCGAGGTGAACAGCGTTTACAGGAAGGAATTGCTGGACTGCTTTCAGGCTCTGGACACCTACAGGGCGTTGCAGTCCCCGAAAGACGGCATAGAAGAACGGCTCTTGAAAGCGGTGCTCCTGGAGCTCATTACCTGTGACGACAGTCCTGACAGCCACAGGCTGATCCTGGCCCATTTTCGGGCGGCAACCACTGCCAACGACAGGGTGAGCGCCCTGACCATGTTGAACCGCAGTTCTGCTCCTGAAAGGCTGGCCGTGCTCGAAGAGGTGTACCAGCACTGGCACGGTCACCTGAGCGGCTATGCCAACTACCTGCGGGTGGTTGCCAGCGGCACCTGCGACGACGTCTTCGATATGATCGACAGGGAAAAGAAGCGGCCCACCTTCGACATCAAGCAACCCACCTGGTGCAGGGCTCTTTTCCTGCCAATGGCGACAAACACCAGGATGCTGTGGACGGAGCGCGGCATTCACTGGCTGGCTGACAGGGTAATCGAACTGGCCCCCATCAATGCCACCACCGCCAGCCG encodes the following:
- a CDS encoding DUF3458 domain-containing protein — translated: MTERRFKYQREDFGELPVRLHHLTIKLDFREDYVEASNCLDMTARIDLEEIALDANSLEIIKVESVQTSDDQHGTPLEYTYRQEENKLLIRLLRRCSQGERFLIRTLSRCFPSDHILEGIYRDTTPPGAPQQFMSQCQQWGFQRIMPIFDDCRAKCTMSTTLEADARYTHLISNGNVNRQTNPEGRPVLKPEDPRRQVITYENPVPMAPYLFIAAAGTWDELAAEVVYPSGRSVRLEYLVPPGRTADARIPLEILQEAVLWVERTQDYEYTGDTYRTICMNKSNFGGMENVGNTTIVTDAALIDEHTLDVSLLYAHGVIVHEFEHNQCGSETTMETPFDVWLNEAYTVDVERQFMADLFEPTFIRLRQVDSIRDPLLGPLAIEDGGQVGRIVREGFNDPDELIDGVTYVKAAEVIRMLRLVVGEEHFLRGKTLYFSRYRHGNANTDQFFACFEEVCGMSLAQFKRQWLYTIGYPRVTAAVSYEPEKKRVEICLEQQASESQEPFHLPIELALVNEKGQDIARTSKVFQLRERKAQLVYEDVDDRVAFVSLNRSFSFYGTCSMANVTREQLVSQVRLDPNDFNRVEAMRQLTDQQRLRLLLEPQAEIDSVWLELYGEILQSAELPPALKAYFLRIDEQPLDRRYITWYQELVRARDRLLAEVNSVYRKELLDCFQALDTYRALQSPKDGIEERLLKAVLLELITCDDSPDSHRLILAHFRAATTANDRVSALTMLNRSSAPERLAVLEEVYQHWHGHLSGYANYLRVVASGTCDDVFDMIDREKKRPTFDIKQPTWCRALFLPMATNTRMLWTERGIHWLADRVIELAPINATTASRLLNAFQHVGKLRSPLKEMVLVALAKISAEVPESVSPTIQAQARGYLQAGR